TAAATGATCATGGATTGATCACAATGAATATTGTAATTAAATATCACAGTTGACTACCACAGGAGAAATCTGACAGCCTAACATATGTTTACACTACACAATTATATAAGGTTGCAGTTCCACTGTGTGACTATATAAGATTGATCATGTTTGATGAATGGTTTGAGGTGATTTGTGAATTAATGCAACCAAGGGTCCATTCGGTTTTTGGTCATGAATGGTAATATAGTGGTTGGAGTGTagtttctcctggcccatagacAGACTACTTGCATCATGCCATGGTAATAACTCATTTATCTTTAACAAGGTACATTTTCTTCATTGCTCACTGCTCGTCTCTGACCAAAAACAAGTTATGTTGGATTGTTACAGCGTATCAGTGGAAAGTCTTGATGCGGACTCCAACAGTACATTtctacagagcagaacagaattcTGTTTCTCAGACATCAACAATGCATTTAGATGGATATAATCCCCATGACAGACACTGAAAGATGGAAATAGCATAATGGTTATCAATGCTCATGTGAGGGTAGGTCAGTACCGTTCGGGGTTTGGGTCAAAATTATTTCAATGCtgggccatgttgactccattgcttcccacagtcgtgtcaagttcggaaccagacttgtggaggtctacaatttgttttctgagctcttggctgatttcttttgattttaccatgatgtcaagcaaagaggtactgagtttgaaggtaggccttgaaatacatccacaggtacacctctaattgactcaaatgatgccaattagcctatcagaagcttctaaagccatgacataatttcctggaattttccaaactgtttaaaggcacagtcaacttagtgtatgtaaacttctgacccactgaaattgtgatacagtgaattatatgtgaaataatctgtctgtaaacaattgttggaaaaattacttgtgtcatgcacgaagtagctGTCCTAACcgattgccaaaactatagtttgttaacaagaaatttgtggagtggttgaaaaacgagttttaatgactccaacctaagtgtatgtaaacttccgactttaactgtaggtattcctcttgtccagatgggatagggcagtgtgcaggcgATTGCATCGTcggtggacctattggggcagtacgcaaattgaagtgggtctagggtgacaggtaaggtggaggtgatatgatccttgacttgtctctcaaagcacttcatgatgacaaaagGGAGTGCTACGGGACGATAGTCGTTTAGTTcggttacctttgccttcttgggtacaggaacaatggtggccatcttgaagcatgtggggacagcagactgggatagggagagattgaatatgtccgtaaacacaccagccagctggtctgtgcatgctctgaagatgcggctagggatgccgtctgggccagcagcctggCGAGGGTTAACtcgtttaaatgtcttacgtcagccacggagaaggagagacCACAGTCCTTGGTCGTGGGCCGCGTTGgcggcactgtattatcctcaaagcgggcagaGGTGTTTAgattgtctggaagcaagactccggtgtccgtgatgtggctggttttccttttgtagtccgtgatgagccgttgaattgcgagtccactgtctctatactgacatttcgcttgtttgattgccttgcagagggaataactacattgTTTGTATTAGGCCATATCCCCAGTCACCtctccatggttaaatgcggtggttcgcgctttcagttctgcgtgaatgccgccatctatccacggtttctggttagggtaggttaatAGTCACAATAggtacatctcctatacacttccttataaactcactcaccgaatcggCGTAGACGTCTATATTATTCTGaagctacccggaacatgtcccagtccgcatgataaaaacaatcttgaagcgtggattccgattggacagaccagcgttgaatagtcctcgtcacgggtacatcctgtttgagtttctgcctataggaagggaggagcaaaatagagtcgtggtcagatttgccgaaaggagggcgggggaggtccttgtatgcatcgcggaattTAGAGTAGCGGTGATCCAGTGTTTTTCCAGCGCGAGTGCTACAGTCGTTATGCTGATACAATATATGTAGCcctgttctcaaatttgctttgttaatatccccagctacaataaatgcagcctctggatatatggtttccagtttgcataaagtccagtgaagttcattgagggccgtcgtggtatctgcttgaagggggatatacacggctatGACAATAACCGAGGAGAATTCCCTTGGGAGAttatacggtcggcatttgattgtgaggaactctaggtcaggtgaacaaaaggactcaagttcctgtatgttgttacaattacactaTGAGTCGTTAATGATGAAACACACACCCATgcccttcttcccggagagatgtttataCCTGTCGGCGCGACGCACAAAgaatccaggtggctgtaccgactctgacagcatatcccgagagagccatgtttctgtgaaacagagtttgttacaatccctgatgtctctggaaagcaacccttgccctaatttcgtctaccttgttatctagactggacattagcaagtaatatactcggaagtggtgggtggtgtgcgctcctctgaagtctgaccagaagaccgctcagTCTTCCTCTTCTccggtggcaggtagcctagtggttagagcattgggccagtaactgaagggttgctagatcgaatccccgagctaacaaggtaaaaatctgtcgttctgccactgaacaaggcagttaacccactgttcctaggccgaatttgttcttaactgacttgcctagttaaataaaggtacttAAAAAAAatctctggaatcagttcaaatgccctgggtggttcggacaaaggatctgcttcgggaaaaTCATAGTGCTtttaagttgacgtcgctctgatatccaatagttcttcctggctgtatgtaataacgcttaagattttctgggctaacaatgtaagaaacaACTCTGGTACTGTCGTTAGACAATTTGAACAAACTAGACTAGGATAGCACCATATCTGTTTTAGTGGGTTTAGCATATCCCCATGTTTAACGCAACAAAAGCcacacatttttttgttgttgaagagGACGAGTACAAAACCAATTACATTTACTACTTCAGAGTTTAGTGCCTTCCCCCAACCTGTGTGGGCTGCTGGTCAGTCCCTCAGGTTCCTGCCAGAGGGCGCCAGAGTAGAGCACATTATTACACAGCACATATCAGTACAAAGGGAACAGTTGAGAAAGGCAAATTgaacagattttttatttttaagaaaaaTTAGAAACACCTGCCATGACAGTAATATGAAAACTGATATTTTTTGCGCCGTTATTTGGTCTACTTTGAGGCCTCTAGCAGAGACcaaattacaaataaaaacagatcGGACAAAGTTACTGCATTGGTTCACATGCAACCCCAAAGACTTGTACACACATCGGATATGACCATGTCGTTACTACTTGTAGCTATGCCAACACCATCCAAACAGCACTGATATCACAACTTCCGTGTccagtgaaaaaaatatataaaaaaatggttgattcaatgtattaaaaaaaagagTCCATTGATGGAACCTAGACATAATATAGTTATTTTTTTTCGTTCATTGGTTGATTCTCCTGCATTCCAAGATCGACAGAGGCCGTGTTTTGGGCAAATGTTCAGGCTGTATATCTACACTTTTCTGTGGCGCCATTCATTCGCTCTCTGGAGGTGTCGGAGGGAGGACAGTCTAGTACATTGAGGGGCAGTTTGGATCACCTTTGGATTCATCTGCTCTGGGTCAGAaccaggggtgtgtgtgtttgcgtgtggtGACCACGCTCTCATCaggtgtcagtcagtcagtgtgtcagTGCGAGGGGCCCTTGCCGGTCAGTCACAAAGTATGAGGTAGTGTGTTGGTGTCAGTGCTTTGCTGGTTGGTAGGCCGGATGTCTGGGGGGGTTCATGTGGAGTGGACATTTGTCATGTAGGGGGAAATCAGTTGTTCAGGCCAAAAGAGTCACTAAAAGTGCTTCATGtaagtgtgtgtttatgtatgtaatAAAGAGATGTAATCAGGCATTGTAAAAAGCTTGTCAGATAAGGTTGGGTGAGTAGCTGGCGGGTAGACAAGGGctgggtttcccaaaagcattgtAGCACTTATATCATCTTTCGTCCATTGAGTTTCAATGGAATTAAGATGATCTTAGTGCTACGATTCTTTTGGGAAACCCAGCCCAAAGCCATTCCAAGAGAGATCAGAGCAGTCAATGCCTCTTCCCCTgcaccccttcctccctcccagtCTATTCTCCGCCGCCTTCCATTCCTCAGCCCTCGTTGGCAGCCACCAGCTGGCCCAAGCCCTGGCGGACATACACAGCTTGGATCTCCTTGGTCTTGAGGCAGAAGTCGCAGGCCCAGACAGCAGAGCTCTCTCGGGTCAGCAGACCGTAGGCTGGCTCCGTCAGGCCCGTGCAGTCACGGTGGAACCAGCGCTGGCACGACGCCTCACACAAGATCGCATCCTGGTCGTCGTGCACCTCCGACAGGCAGAAGCCGCAGGGGAACACCATGCCCGGGCCGCCCAGCTTCCCTGGACCGGAGCCTGGGCCAGTGGAGGGGTTAGCGGGGCCGGGGGGCAGCGGAGACTGGGTGTTGGGGGTGGAGTTGGAAGGGGGGTTGGGGTTGCTGCCGGGGGTGTTAACCCCACTGCTGTTGTTGGTCATGTTGTTCTGGGCAGAGTTGGGGGGAGCGTTTGGCATGGAGCCTCCACCAGGAGCGTTGTTCTGCTGGTTGTAAAGGGTGGAGCCAAGGGAAGAATTTGGTGGAGTTGACTGCTGTTGGGACGGGTTATTGGAGGAGGGGGCGTTGGCAGAGTTGGGCCCCTGCAGCTGATTGGGTGGCGGCTGCAGGGGCTGGGAGCCGTTGAGGGGGCCGGTGGGGGAGGAGTTGGGGTTGGACTGGGGCGGTGCTGAGGGGGGCTGGCCGGGTGTGTTGGGCTGCTGGTCAGGGAAGCCTCCTCCAGGCTGGGGAGGGCCAGAGTTGGGAGGCCCGGGGGGAGTGTTGTTGGGACCCGGTGGACCAGAGGTGTTTAAGTTAGGCTGCTGCTGCGGAGGCCCAGACTGGGGCCCACCTCCGCCAAAGTTCTTCCCCTCATCGTTCCCTGGGCCCGGGGGGCTGAGGCCTGGGTATGGCCCATCCTGTGAGGGAGGGAACTGTCCTTGAGGGGGTAAACCTGGAATCCCTCCCATGTTTCCTCCTGGGCCAACGCCCATGCCCCCCATCATGTTCATCCCACCAGGCATGCCCCCCATGGGGTTCATGGGGCCATGGGGGGGTCCCCTGGGGCCTCCGCCACCGGGCAAAGGGGGGCTGTTGAAGGGGTGCCCACCCTGTCCGTGCTGCTGCGGGGGCATCCCAAACCGAGGGTGTGGTGGCCCTCCTCCAGGACCCCCCATACCACCAGGGGACAGCATAGGGTTGAACCCCGGTCCCGGGTGCATGGGCGGACTGAAATTGGGGGGCATGTTAAATTGCGAAGGACCCCCGGGTCCCGGGAAACCTCCTCCGCCACCTCCACCCCCAAAGCCAGGCATCCCCCCAAAGCCCAGCTGGTGGTGCGGTCCTGCGTTGGGTGGTCCTGGGCCAAAGGGCGGTCTCCGTCCTGGTCCTCCAGGGCCTCCCCCGGGGCCCCCCATGAAGCCCATGCCCCCGGGGCCTATCCTGCCTCCACCCCCATATAGAACCCCTCCTCCACCTGCCCCGGGGCTCGGGAGAAAGGGACCCCCTCCTGGAACTCCAGCCCCACCAGGTCGGGACGGCAGCGACGGGGGGCAAAAGTCATCATCAAAAGGGTTGGAGGCAACCAGGTGATCCACCATGGGGGTAGGAGGGGGCGCAAACTCAGAGAGGTGGGAGAACGCGCCACCGGCCCCCTGAAACACACGATGAGGAGATAATGGATTTTTGAGTATAGAATGATTGAACTAGTGAAACCACTGATCGATGTAACAAGTCGTCATGTTACAATGTTACAACGTAAAATGTTAACTTGAGGTGTTTAGACCATGCTTAAAATGTGCAACCATCATAACAAGACCAGTAAAAGGACAAGTGAACACACAAGTAAAACTTTCTCGCAGAAGAGGCCACCAGTCAAACACGTCGAAATGTTTACATTATGGAGGAATGTGTTGAAGGCAGTAGTTACCTGAGCGTTGGattttctcttcctcttctctggaCTCTTCATCTGTCCACctaaagaggggaagagggagaggagaagaggagagacatgaGACATTCTAGCCTTATCTTTCCAGTTTACAGATGAACATACATTATCTATTTTTATACCAACACCTGTAACCCACGTAGCTCATGCTAATACTTctactgtacattgcattttAGTTACTGTTTATACACGCCgcatatttacagtgcattcaaagtattcagaccccttgaacgTTTCCACATCGTTTCAGCCCTATCCTAAAATGAACGATTTAAATTATTATAactggagagtttttcaggataaaaaaataaacacaatggagctaagcacaggcaaaatcatagaggaaaacatggttcagtcttctttccaccagacactgggagatgaatttactattcagcaggacaataacctcaaaaccaaatctatactggagttgcttaccaagaagagtgttcctgagtggcagagttacagtttggacttaaatctacttgaaaatatatgACAATTTGACGgagcttgaataattttaaaTAATTTTGGGCAAATGGTGCACAACCCAGGTGTGGAATACTCCTAGAGCCCTcaaaactcaactctggacctcaaagccagttccactgcattttttttattgttcccctctaatcagggactgatttaggcctgggacaccaggtgcgtgcaattaattatcaggtagaacagaaaaccagcaggctccggacctcttagggtaagagttgagtacccctgtctaaagacttacccagaaagactcaaagctgtaattgctgccaaagatgcttctacaaagtattcactcaggggtgtgaatacttatgtaaattatatatttcagcatttcattttcaaatcaggctgtaacaaaatgtggactaagtcaaagggtatgaatactttctgaaggcactgtatttactGCTGTACTTACCATACTTAGTATCTCAAATTAATATATATTTGTGTACATACATAAagattgcatttggattactgttatAGTGCTATTTGGGTTAGATTGGTtc
This region of Salvelinus namaycush isolate Seneca chromosome 32, SaNama_1.0, whole genome shotgun sequence genomic DNA includes:
- the LOC120027267 gene encoding pygopus homolog 2-like isoform X1, producing the protein MAAESGRLLAGQGQGKRGKGGQMKSPEKRKRKSNAQGAGGAFSHLSEFAPPPTPMVDHLVASNPFDDDFCPPSLPSRPGGAGVPGGGPFLPSPGAGGGGVLYGGGGRIGPGGMGFMGGPGGGPGGPGRRPPFGPGPPNAGPHHQLGFGGMPGFGGGGGGGGFPGPGGPSQFNMPPNFSPPMHPGPGFNPMLSPGGMGGPGGGPPHPRFGMPPQQHGQGGHPFNSPPLPGGGGPRGPPHGPMNPMGGMPGGMNMMGGMGVGPGGNMGGIPGLPPQGQFPPSQDGPYPGLSPPGPGNDEGKNFGGGGPQSGPPQQQPNLNTSGPPGPNNTPPGPPNSGPPQPGGGFPDQQPNTPGQPPSAPPQSNPNSSPTGPLNGSQPLQPPPNQLQGPNSANAPSSNNPSQQQSTPPNSSLGSTLYNQQNNAPGGGSMPNAPPNSAQNNMTNNSSGVNTPGSNPNPPSNSTPNTQSPLPPGPANPSTGPGSGPGKLGGPGMVFPCGFCLSEVHDDQDAILCEASCQRWFHRDCTGLTEPAYGLLTRESSAVWACDFCLKTKEIQAVYVRQGLGQLVAANEG
- the LOC120027267 gene encoding pygopus homolog 2-like isoform X2, translated to MKSPEKRKRKSNAQGAGGAFSHLSEFAPPPTPMVDHLVASNPFDDDFCPPSLPSRPGGAGVPGGGPFLPSPGAGGGGVLYGGGGRIGPGGMGFMGGPGGGPGGPGRRPPFGPGPPNAGPHHQLGFGGMPGFGGGGGGGGFPGPGGPSQFNMPPNFSPPMHPGPGFNPMLSPGGMGGPGGGPPHPRFGMPPQQHGQGGHPFNSPPLPGGGGPRGPPHGPMNPMGGMPGGMNMMGGMGVGPGGNMGGIPGLPPQGQFPPSQDGPYPGLSPPGPGNDEGKNFGGGGPQSGPPQQQPNLNTSGPPGPNNTPPGPPNSGPPQPGGGFPDQQPNTPGQPPSAPPQSNPNSSPTGPLNGSQPLQPPPNQLQGPNSANAPSSNNPSQQQSTPPNSSLGSTLYNQQNNAPGGGSMPNAPPNSAQNNMTNNSSGVNTPGSNPNPPSNSTPNTQSPLPPGPANPSTGPGSGPGKLGGPGMVFPCGFCLSEVHDDQDAILCEASCQRWFHRDCTGLTEPAYGLLTRESSAVWACDFCLKTKEIQAVYVRQGLGQLVAANEG